From Bradyrhizobium sp. 4:
GACACCGAGGATCACAAGGAGGCCGCCAAGGCGTTCGTCGAGAAGCGCAAGCCGACCTTCAAGGGCGCATGACGATGGCGCCCTATATGCGGTTGCGGCAGATCTGCCTGGTCGCGCCGCAGCTCGCGCCCGTAATCACCGATATCGCTGATATCATGGGCCTCGCTGTCTGCTACCGCGACGGCAATGTCGCAAAGTACGGCCTGGAGAACGCGCTGCTGCCGGTCGGCACGATCCTGCTGGAGGTGGTCGCGCCGTTCAAGGACGGCACCACGGCCGGCCGCTTCATCGAGAAGAGCGGCGGGCGCGGCGGCTACATGGCGATCTTCTGCTGTAACGATCCCGACGAGCGCGGTCGTAACGCCAACGCGCTGGGCGTGCGCACCGCCAACGTCATCGACCACGCGCCCTATCACGGCGTGCAGCTCCATCCCCGCGACTGCCGCGCCGCCTTCATCGAGTTCAACCACACCGAAGGCAGCGACGACATTTTGGGACCCTATCCACCGGCCGGCCCCAATTGGCAAAAATTCATCCGCAAGGACGTGACGCAGGCGTTGACGAGCGTGGAAATGCAGAGCCCGGATCCGCAAGGGCTGGCCGAGCATTGGGGCAAGATCATCGGCGTTGCGCCGAGCGGCGATGCTGAACTGAAGTTGCCCAACGCGACCTTCCGCTTCGTGGAGGGCGCCAGCGAAATCATGAGCGCGCTGGAGTTTCGGGTCGCTGATGTTGCCGGTGTGTTGCACGCCGCGAGGGCGAAGGGACATGCCGTGGCGGGCAACGAGTTCTTGCTCGGTGGGGTGACGTTCCGCGTCAGTTGAGTGCTTGGTAGTGATCCGTCACCCTGAGGTGCTCGCCTCTTGCGCGAGCCTCGAAGGGCGACGGCCACCAGCGGGGCCGCTCATCCTTCGAGGCTCCCAGCGCGATGCTAGGCATCGCGCTACTCGCACCTCAGGATGACGGATTGAGAGAGGGCGTGCGGCGCGACCCTGCCGCAATCACCTGCCCTTGAAATTCGCCGTCCGCCGCTCTTCCGTGGCTTTCACGCCTTCCTTGAAGTCTTCCGTCGCGCGCAGGCGGGTCTGCTCCTCGAGCTCGTGATTGGTCGCCGCCATGACGCGGTCGGCCAACCCGGCGCGCATCGTGGCGCGGGTGGAGACGAGGCCGAGCGGGGAGCATTCGGCGATTTCGCTGGCGAGCTTCAGTGCCGCCGCCTTGACCTGGTCCTGCGGCACCAGTTCGTTGGCGAGGCCCCATTTGAAGGCTTCCTCCCCGGTGACGCGGCGGCTGGTGTAGAACATCAGTTCGGCGTTGTTCTTGCCGATCAGCTCGGGCAGCGTCACGGTCAGGCCGAAGCCGGGATGGAAGCCGAGCTTGGTAAAGTTCGCGGAGAAGCGCGCTTCGGGGCAGGTGACCCGGAAGTCCGCCGAGACCGCGAGGCCCAATCCGCCACCGATGGCGGCGCCCTGCACGGCCGCGACGATCGGCTTCTTGGCGCGGAAGATGCGCACGGCCTGGATATAGAGATGGTTGATCGCCCCGAGGCTGTCGGCCGGATCGCCCTTTGCCGTCTTGTCGGCTTCGCGTGCCTCTTGCGCCTGCCGTGCCGGATCCTGGAAATTCGCGCCGGCGCAAAACGCTTTGCCCTGCGCCGACAGCACCGAGGCGCGAATCTCGATGTCGCGATCGAACTCGTCGAGCGCGTCCGCGATCTGGTTGATCAGCGAAATGTCGAAGAAGTTGAGCGGCGGGCGGCGGATTTCGATGGTGCCGACGTGACCAACTTTCTCGACGCCGATATCTTTGTAAGTGCTCATGATGTCCTCGAATGATTAGCGCAAACCAAGCCCGCGGGCGATGATGCCGCGCAGCACCTCGGTGGTGCCGCCCTGGATGGTGAGTTTCGGCGCGGTTTTGATGGCGAAGTCGAGCTGCCGCTCCAGCGTCTCGCGGTTGGTCGCGGTCTCCTCGACGAAGGCGGCGAGATCGCGCACGCGGTGCGGCAGCTGCTGTTCCCACACGGTGCCGATGTCCTTGACGATGGAGGCTTCAACGACCGGCTCCTTGCCGGCTTGCAGCATGCCCGCGACCGAGACCGACATGCGCCGCATGGTGTGGAGCTGCGCCACCAGCCGGCCGATGCCTTCGGCACTGCGGGTATCAGGATTGGGGCCGACAGCGCGAACCAGCTCGGTCAGCACGTAATAGGTCTCCAGGAAACGCTCGGGGCCCGAACGCTCATAAGCGAGCTCGCTGGTGGCCTGCTTCCAGGCGCCGTCGACTTCGCCGAGTACATGATCGTCGGGCACGAAGAAATCCGTGAAGACGACCTCGTTGAACTCGTACTGGCCGGTGATCTGGCCGATCGGGTTCACCTGGATGCCGGGCTGCTTCATCTTGACCAGGAACTGGGTCAGGCCGTGACGCCGGTTTTCGTTGGTCGGCTGCGACGTCCGGAAGATCGCGATCATGTAGTCGGCGATATGCGCCGACGAGGTCCAGATCTTGGTGCCGTTGATGAGATAGCCGCCGTCGGTCTTGGTCGCGCGCGTCTTCGCGGCGAACAGGTCCGAGCCGGAGTTCGGCTCGCTCATGCCGATCGCGAAGCAGATCTCGCCGCGGCAAATACGCGGCAGGATGTCCATCTTGATGTGCTCCGGGGCGTACTTGATCAGAACCGGCCCGCTCTGGCGGTCGGCGACGAAGAACCGCCGCGTCGGCGCGTTGGCGACGCGCATCTCCTCGGTCACCACGTAACGTTCGAGGAACGAGCGCTCCTGGCCCCCATATTTTTTCGGCCATGTCATGCCGAGCCAACCCTTGGCGCCGACCCGGCGAGAAAATTCCGGCGCGTCGGTGTCTTCACGGTTGGGCTTGTGCGGATCGAAGGTGCCGGCGGCGATTTCCTCCGCGAGGAAGGCGCGCACTTCCTTGCGCAATTGCTCGCATTTCTCGGGCAGGCGGATCGGATCGAAACGGAGGGCAGCAGTCATTGTTGTCTCGTCCCTGATCAGCGCGAAGCCACGAGCGGCCACAATTCGTCGGCTCCGCGGTTGGCAATGAGCTTGCCGAGCTCGACGGCCCAGTGGCTTTCCGAACCGAAATCATCGCGCCAGGCCAATGCCCGCAGCGAATAGCGGTGCAGGATGTGCTCCAAGGTGAAGCCGATCGCGCCATGAACCTGATGCGCGATGGCGCCGCCCTTTTCCGCGGCTTCCGCGCAGCGGATTTTTGCCGAGGCGGCTTCGAGGTAGACCGCGTCGTCGAACGACTTTGCGTTGGCGATAGCATCGGCGGCCGAGGTCGCCGCGGCAAGGGCAGCAGCCGACTCGCCGGCGAGGCGGGCGAGATTGTGCTGCACCGCCTGGAATTTCGAGATCTTCTTTTCGAACGCGACGCGCTCGTTGGAATAGCGCACGGAGATGTCGAGCATCGATTCCAGCGCGCCCGCGATCTGAAGGCTGCGGGCGACGCCGCCCATCAGCATCATTGTGGTCTGGTCAAAGCCGTCCGGGGCGGGCTTGACGGTGACGGGCTGCACCTTGTTGAGCGTGACGGTGTCGCTGTGGTCGTAGCCGACATTGAGTCCGGTCTCGATCCGAGCCTTGCTCGCATCGACCAGCGCGATCGAGGCGCCGTCCTTGCCGTGGGCCAGCACCGCGAAGTGCTTTGCCGCCTTTGCGAAGGGCACGCCGCGGGCGCGGCCGGAGAGCGCGCCGTCGGCGTCGCGGGTGATGCGATCCTTGGGCGACGCCGGCAGCACCGTCATCTCCCCTTCGGGGGATGCGATCTTCGCCTGCGCCAGCAGCCAGCCCGCCAGCATGGTTTCGGCCAGGGGAACCGCGACGGCGAAACGGCCGGCGGCGTTCAACAGCGCAAAGCCGTCGGCAAGGCTCGCGCCGGAGCCGCCGAGATCGTCCGGCACCCAGGCCAACGGCAGGCCGGCTTCGCTCAGCGCCTGCCACAGCGGCGCCTGCCATGAATCCTTCTTGTCGTTGTTGACGGTCTGCGGATCGGCGAGATCGGCGAAGATTTTCTCCGCGGTCTCGACGACGATATTGTCACTCTCCGCCACAGCGTTCCCCGTGTTTTGCCATTGGCGCTTCCCGCCCCGTGGGCGGACGCGCAGGTTCTTCTTGCGCCCGATGATCCGAAAAAGCCATGGCCCTGACAAGCGCTGATCGCAGGTCAACCTGCGGCGCGGGCATGGGCGATGAGCTAATTCCGCTTAGCGGAGTTTGCTCGATTTGCAGGGCGCGGCAAACTCGCTAAACAGAATGTCGATACTCAATCAAGGGGAAGGAAATCCGGATGGCAAAGGACAGTTTGTGCGCAGTCGTGACGGGGTCCGCCTCCGGCCTGGGTGCTGCGACCGCGGAAATTCTCGCACGGAGCGGAGCGCGGCTCGTCATCAACTATTCCTCGAGCCAGAAGGAAGCGGAGGCGACCGCTGAGCTGTGCCGCAAAGCGGGCTCACCGGAAGTTCTGGTCGCGCAGGGCGACGTCTCCAAGGATGACGATTGCCGCAAGATCGTTGCGGCAGCTGGCGCCTGGGGCCGGCTCGACGTGCTCGTCAACAATGCCGGCACCACCAAGCATGTCGCTCATGCCGATCTCGATGGATTGTCGGCGGAAGATTTCCAGCGCCTGTACGGCGTCAACACCATCGGCCCGTTCCAGATGGTGCGCGCGGCGCGCAGCCTGCTCGAGGCGGGCGCCAAGGTCTCTGGGCGGCCGTCCGCCGTGGTCAACATCTCCTCCGTCGCCGGCATCAGCGGCGTCGGATCGTCGATCGCATACGCCGCGAGCAAGGGCGCGCTCAACACGATGACGCTGTCGCTGTCGCGCGCGCTGGCGCCGCTGATCCGTGTCAACACGGTATGCCCGGGCTATATCGATACGCCCTGGTTCACCAAAGGCCGTGGCGAGGCGGGCGCCAAGCAAGTGCGCGACAGCGTCGTGGCCAAGGTGCCGCTGAAGGTCGCATCATCGGCGGAAGACATCGCGCAACTCGTCTGCTTCCTGGCGATGCCGGCCTCCAGCAACATGACCGGCGAGGTCGTGCGCATGGATGCGGGCATGCATTTGGTGACGTGAAGTCGTCATTGCGAACGAAGCGAAGCAAGCCAGACTGCCTCCAAGGCAACACTCTGGATTGCTTCGTCGCAAGAGCTCCTCGCAATGACGATGTGGGGGCCGTGTGCCTTTTCCCCAGACGCCTTAGCGCGTCACCCCTTGATCACGCCGCTCGCCACCAGCCGGTGCCAGATGAACAGCACCACCACGGCGCCGATGGTGGCCATGATGAATCCCGCGCCCTGGTCGGGACTGTAGTGCCCGATGGCCTGGCCGATGAAGGTCGCGAGAAACGCGCCGGCGATGCCGAGGATGGTGGTGAGGATGAAGCCGCTCGGATTGTTCGGTCCCGGCGCCAGCCAACGCGCGATGAGGCCGGCGACGAAGCCGACGACGATGATCCACAACAAGCCACCCATGCTCATGTCCGTGCTTCCCTCGTTTGACTAAACTAAATCAGACTCTGCCCGCGATCTCATGCTCGGTCGGCAGCCGTCCGTCCGGCGTCAGATGATCGACCACCTGCGGCAGATACTGGCTGAGACCCGAGAGCAGCTCGTCACGCGACAAGCCGCTTTGGGCGGACAGGCTCTCGATCTGGTCGGCGCCGAGCGCATTGGCGAGATCGCCTGGTGCGATCGCCTTGTTCTCGCCCTTGCCGACCCAGGTATTGGCAGCGTCGCCATGACCGCTCTGCTGGAGCTGGTTGAGGAGATCGCCGAGCCCGCCGCTGAGCACGCTGCCGGCCGCGCCGCCCGCGAGCAGGCCGCCAAGGCCGCCCTTCAACAGGTCACCGAGGCCGCCGCCAGCGCCCGCATTCACCGGCGGGGGGAGATGCGTCGGCGTCGGTGCCGGGGACGGCTGCGGCGCGCTGCCGCTCTGGTTGCCGCTCAAATGCTTGAATGCCTTCCAGGCGAGCAGGCCAAGCAGCGCCATGGTCATGGGCGACATGCCGCCGCTGGATGAGGATTGTGAACTCGGCGTGCTTGGGCCGCGCGGGCCGTTCTGCATGCCGTTGAGGACGTCGAGCAAACCCATGGCGTTCTCCTTTGGCGTTTTCTTGCCGGTAACAAGCCCCGTTCGAAAACATATGAGGCTGTCATGACGGTTACAAGGCGATTGCGCCGCAACTGCGGGAATGGGCAGCAGGCACAGCCTCTGCTATCGAGGGCAGATCGTTAAAGGGGGCAAGCCGAGGTGATGGCGGATCGACCGATCGTGGTGGCCGGCGCAGGCGCCATCGGATGTTTCGTCGGCGGCACCTTGGCGGCTGCCGGCCGCCGCGTCGCGTTCCTGGTGCGGCCGCGGGTGAAGACCGAGATCGAGCGGTTCGGCCTGCTTCTGACCGATTTCGACGGCTCCGAGACGAAGCTCGACCCGGGCCGTCTCGCGCTGTCGGAAGATCCCGCGATCTTTCACGGCGCCGGCATCGTGCTGGTCACGGTGAAGAGCGCCGACACGGCAGGTGTCGCCGACCAGATCGCGCAGCATGCGCCGCAGGACGCCGTCATCGTCTCGCTGCAAAACGGCGTCGGCAATGTCGCGGTGCTGCGCGAGCGCCTCGGCGACCGCCGCGTGCTCGCCGGCATGGTGCCTTTCAACGTGGTCGGGATGGGCGAGGGCCGCTTCCACCGCTCGACCTCCGGCGACATTCATGTTGGCGAAGACGACGCGAACACGGCCGCAGCGCTGTCGGTGCCGGGGCTCGCCATGCGCGCGAGCCACGACATCACCGGCGTGCAATGGGGCAAGCTGATCATCAATTTGAACAACGCGCTCAGCGCCTTGTCCGACATGCCGCTCGCCGCGCAATTGGCGAACCGCGATTGGCGAAGGCTGTTCGCCGACCAGATGGCGGAGGGGCTGGCTGCGATGAGGGCCGCGGGCATTACACCGGTCTCGGCGACGCCGATCCCGTCATCCTGGACGCCCAGCTTGCTGAGACTGCCTGATCCGATTTTCAAGCTGATCCTGGGACGGACCATGAAGATCGATCCCGAGGCGCGTTCCTCGATGTGGCAGGATTTGAAGCAGGGCCGCAAGACCGAGATCGACTATCTCCAGGGCGCGATCATCGCGCTCGCCGAGCAAAACAATGTCGACGTGCCGCTGTCGCGCCGCATTGTTGCGCTGATCAAAGAGGCTGAGGCCGCGGGCACGGGCTCACCGCGGCTGACGCCGCAGCAGGTTCGCGGATAACGCATGAGTTCAGGCTGCGCGACGGGAGGAGCAACGATGAAACGTCGTCTGACGATCGGATTCGCGTTGGCCGTGCTCTGCGCCGCGTCCTCGGTCGCGGAGGCCCGGCCGCCGACGGTCATGAACTCTCCCGGCTATGACAGGCGATTGCAGGAGAGCAGGTCGCAATTGGGCAGTTCTCCGACGACAACGGCGCCTGCGAATGCGCCCGTTGCGTCTCCCAAGCGCAGCAAGAAGAAGCCTCCGAACTGAGGATGTAAGCGCGGTCTCCATCACACCCGTCATTGCGAGCGCAGCGAAGCAATCCAGAATCCCCACGCGGAAAGACCCTGGATTGCTTCGCTGCGCTCGCAATGACGGCGGAGACTCAGCCCTTCTTCGCCGGCTTGCTCGGCGTCGGGCTGAACAGCTTCTTGATGTCGTTCAAACCATCCGACAGCCGCGGCCATTCGCAGGAGAACGAGCCCTTGGTGCAGGGCGCGCCCTTCGGCCGCGGCCGCGCGTCGCCGATGGCGGCCTGCTGGACTTTCGGCCGCTCGACCGGCACCGGCACGCGCTCGACCTCGGTTCGCAACGCGACCCGCTGGAGCTGCTGCACCTGTTGTTCCTGCTGCTCGCGCTGCTGGCGCGCGGTGGCCTGCGCGGCTTCATTGCTGCGGCGCTGATTGGCGAGATAGGCGGTGTAGGCTTCGTCGATCTTCTTCTGCTCCTCCGGCGTCGGATTGGGGCCGGCGATATCGAAGGTGCGGTCCTGGAGGAAATCGTAATAGGAATAGCCGCCGCCTGCCTTGCGCCGGCCGGCGAATTTGGCGTTGCAGTCGGCAAGCGCAGCCGTCTTCTCGGATTTGGTCGTGGCTTTTTCGGCGGCGTCGGCGCAGGCCTCGAAGTCAACAGGCGCGCGCTTCCACCATTGTGCCTGGGCATGCGACGGCGCCAGCAGGAAAAATCCTGCTGCGGCAACCACAAGCGCCGCACGACGCGATGCAACTACGTCCGACATTCTACGAGAGCATTCCTTGCAAAACTCAACCCGAACTGAGTCGGACTGATTTTTGCCCCTTTATGGCCGGCTTGTCACCCATGGAACCCGGGAATTTCATGGCTGCGATGCTGACATTTTTTGCTTGACGTGGCGCGGGAGTCACAGCGTCACTTGATCCTGCGGTCGCCTCGTCGGCGACGCCAAGAAGACGAAGTGGAAACGCCTGATGCTGCTGCCCCTGTCCGACGTGCCGCGCTGGTACGCCGAGCGCAAACCGCAAGGCACGATCGCCGTCCGTCACGGGCAGGATACGCTGACATGGGACGCGCTGGAGCGCGGCGCCAATCGGCGCGCGCGGGCGTTCATGGCCAAAGGCGTCAGGCCCGGCGACTTCGTCGCGATCGGTTTGCCGAACGGCAATGCGTTCTTCGAGACCTCGTTTGCGGTGTGGAAATGCGGGGCGACGCCGACCTCGCTGTCATGGCGGCTGCCGCGCGGCGAAGCCGCCGCGGTGCTCGACATCTTGAAGCCGGCGCTGGTGGTCGGCGGCGAAGCCGACTGGAACGCGCCGAACCGTCTGCCCGCGGATTTCGTGCCGGAAGGGTTTTCGGACGAGCCGCTCACCGCACCGGTGACGCGCTATTGGAAAGCGATGACCAGCGGCGGATCGACCGGCCGCCCCAAGGTGATCCTCGATCACCAGCCGGCGGTGACCGACACGGTCGCCGCGCCGCCGCTCAACATCCCCTTCGGGGTCTCGCTGCTCAATCCCGGTCCGCTCTATCACAATGCGCCGTTCATCGTGTCGCATTACGCGCTGTTCACCGGCGGCCAGCTCACCGGCCTCGTCAAGTTCGATGCCGAGGAGGCGCTGCGGCAAATCGCGCGCGAGCGCGTGCAATGGGTCAATTTCGTGCCCACCATGATGCACCGGATCTGGGCGCTGCCGGAGCACGTGCGCAACGCCTATGATGTGTCTAGCCTGCAAACCGTCTTCCACATGGCCGCTCCGATGCCACCCTGGCTGAAGGAGAACTGGATCGCCTGGCTCGGGCCCGAGCGAATCTGGGAGCTCTATGGCGGTACCGAGCGGCAGGGCTCCTGCATCATCTCCGGCACGGAATGGCTGACGCACAAGGGCTCGGTCGGCAAGATCGGCGAGATGGCGCGCTTGCGCAT
This genomic window contains:
- a CDS encoding acyl-CoA dehydrogenase family protein; the protein is MAESDNIVVETAEKIFADLADPQTVNNDKKDSWQAPLWQALSEAGLPLAWVPDDLGGSGASLADGFALLNAAGRFAVAVPLAETMLAGWLLAQAKIASPEGEMTVLPASPKDRITRDADGALSGRARGVPFAKAAKHFAVLAHGKDGASIALVDASKARIETGLNVGYDHSDTVTLNKVQPVTVKPAPDGFDQTTMMLMGGVARSLQIAGALESMLDISVRYSNERVAFEKKISKFQAVQHNLARLAGESAAALAAATSAADAIANAKSFDDAVYLEAASAKIRCAEAAEKGGAIAHQVHGAIGFTLEHILHRYSLRALAWRDDFGSESHWAVELGKLIANRGADELWPLVASR
- a CDS encoding YidB family protein — protein: MGLLDVLNGMQNGPRGPSTPSSQSSSSGGMSPMTMALLGLLAWKAFKHLSGNQSGSAPQPSPAPTPTHLPPPVNAGAGGGLGDLLKGGLGGLLAGGAAGSVLSGGLGDLLNQLQQSGHGDAANTWVGKGENKAIAPGDLANALGADQIESLSAQSGLSRDELLSGLSQYLPQVVDHLTPDGRLPTEHEIAGRV
- a CDS encoding enoyl-CoA hydratase/isomerase family protein, with the protein product MSTYKDIGVEKVGHVGTIEIRRPPLNFFDISLINQIADALDEFDRDIEIRASVLSAQGKAFCAGANFQDPARQAQEAREADKTAKGDPADSLGAINHLYIQAVRIFRAKKPIVAAVQGAAIGGGLGLAVSADFRVTCPEARFSANFTKLGFHPGFGLTVTLPELIGKNNAELMFYTSRRVTGEEAFKWGLANELVPQDQVKAAALKLASEIAECSPLGLVSTRATMRAGLADRVMAATNHELEEQTRLRATEDFKEGVKATEERRTANFKGR
- a CDS encoding GlsB/YeaQ/YmgE family stress response membrane protein, which encodes MSMGGLLWIIVVGFVAGLIARWLAPGPNNPSGFILTTILGIAGAFLATFIGQAIGHYSPDQGAGFIMATIGAVVVLFIWHRLVASGVIKG
- a CDS encoding AMP-binding protein — encoded protein: MLLPLSDVPRWYAERKPQGTIAVRHGQDTLTWDALERGANRRARAFMAKGVRPGDFVAIGLPNGNAFFETSFAVWKCGATPTSLSWRLPRGEAAAVLDILKPALVVGGEADWNAPNRLPADFVPEGFSDEPLTAPVTRYWKAMTSGGSTGRPKVILDHQPAVTDTVAAPPLNIPFGVSLLNPGPLYHNAPFIVSHYALFTGGQLTGLVKFDAEEALRQIARERVQWVNFVPTMMHRIWALPEHVRNAYDVSSLQTVFHMAAPMPPWLKENWIAWLGPERIWELYGGTERQGSCIISGTEWLTHKGSVGKIGEMARLRIIGEDGNDVAPGETGEIYFLNNDGKDATYHYLGAEPKRRADGWESLGDIGRLDAEGYLYLGDRLADMVLRGGANIYPAEVEAAVSACPGVRSCVVVGLPDPELGQRVHAIIEPEGDAVGQAIADGMADFLKDRLSRYKHPESFEIVTAPPRDDSGKVRRTLLRDERAAWMKEGRAFRVWPAKARVDAE
- a CDS encoding acyl-CoA dehydrogenase family protein, which translates into the protein MTAALRFDPIRLPEKCEQLRKEVRAFLAEEIAAGTFDPHKPNREDTDAPEFSRRVGAKGWLGMTWPKKYGGQERSFLERYVVTEEMRVANAPTRRFFVADRQSGPVLIKYAPEHIKMDILPRICRGEICFAIGMSEPNSGSDLFAAKTRATKTDGGYLINGTKIWTSSAHIADYMIAIFRTSQPTNENRRHGLTQFLVKMKQPGIQVNPIGQITGQYEFNEVVFTDFFVPDDHVLGEVDGAWKQATSELAYERSGPERFLETYYVLTELVRAVGPNPDTRSAEGIGRLVAQLHTMRRMSVSVAGMLQAGKEPVVEASIVKDIGTVWEQQLPHRVRDLAAFVEETATNRETLERQLDFAIKTAPKLTIQGGTTEVLRGIIARGLGLR
- a CDS encoding SDR family oxidoreductase gives rise to the protein MAKDSLCAVVTGSASGLGAATAEILARSGARLVINYSSSQKEAEATAELCRKAGSPEVLVAQGDVSKDDDCRKIVAAAGAWGRLDVLVNNAGTTKHVAHADLDGLSAEDFQRLYGVNTIGPFQMVRAARSLLEAGAKVSGRPSAVVNISSVAGISGVGSSIAYAASKGALNTMTLSLSRALAPLIRVNTVCPGYIDTPWFTKGRGEAGAKQVRDSVVAKVPLKVASSAEDIAQLVCFLAMPASSNMTGEVVRMDAGMHLVT
- a CDS encoding 2-dehydropantoate 2-reductase, with product MMADRPIVVAGAGAIGCFVGGTLAAAGRRVAFLVRPRVKTEIERFGLLLTDFDGSETKLDPGRLALSEDPAIFHGAGIVLVTVKSADTAGVADQIAQHAPQDAVIVSLQNGVGNVAVLRERLGDRRVLAGMVPFNVVGMGEGRFHRSTSGDIHVGEDDANTAAALSVPGLAMRASHDITGVQWGKLIINLNNALSALSDMPLAAQLANRDWRRLFADQMAEGLAAMRAAGITPVSATPIPSSWTPSLLRLPDPIFKLILGRTMKIDPEARSSMWQDLKQGRKTEIDYLQGAIIALAEQNNVDVPLSRRIVALIKEAEAAGTGSPRLTPQQVRG